One part of the Candidatus Borreliella tachyglossi genome encodes these proteins:
- a CDS encoding glycoside hydrolase family 3 N-terminal domain-containing protein → MDWCLRAVIGVFKFSLGILFFLNLYLLVAVPEIEYEYFEKDKSDLINIEQFLGKVDFKNILKDRRLFVGIRNVANPSAVQKLSSDKLDKIGKINPIGIILFRENFKDAEQTKELIEGLRKYLGSDIFIAVDEEGGIVNRVSENKKLGVYHFPAMEYVGRTDDVHLAYKIGEVLGKQLRRLGVNLNMAPVADAKLFPDSPLGSRTFGYLAYNIGLMVEAFIDGIQEQGVFAIVKHFPGLGGTKADTHKELALLPYSKNFLMINNFVSFIFGKDAKFIMLGHVIAPKISRDISSMSRDIVDIIRNNLNINGIIITDAYDMGAIVNNFSLEDAIRKSLNSGIDVVLIPEGFEGKF, encoded by the coding sequence ATGGATTGGTGTCTAAGGGCGGTAATTGGGGTGTTTAAGTTTTCATTAGGGATCTTATTTTTTTTAAATTTATATTTATTAGTAGCTGTTCCTGAAATAGAATATGAATATTTCGAAAAGGATAAGTCTGATCTTATCAATATTGAGCAATTTTTAGGGAAAGTTGATTTTAAAAATATTCTAAAGGATCGTCGTTTGTTTGTTGGGATTAGGAATGTTGCAAATCCTAGTGCTGTACAAAAACTTAGTAGTGATAAGCTTGATAAAATAGGCAAGATAAATCCAATAGGAATTATTTTATTTAGAGAAAATTTCAAAGATGCTGAGCAAACTAAGGAGTTGATTGAAGGATTAAGGAAGTATCTTGGTTCTGATATTTTTATTGCTGTTGATGAAGAGGGAGGAATAGTTAATAGAGTCAGTGAAAATAAAAAGTTAGGTGTGTATCATTTCCCCGCTATGGAGTATGTTGGTAGGACTGATGATGTGCATTTGGCATATAAAATTGGTGAAGTTCTTGGTAAGCAACTCAGACGACTTGGCGTCAATTTAAATATGGCACCGGTAGCTGATGCTAAACTTTTTCCTGATAGCCCTTTGGGTAGCAGGACTTTTGGGTATTTAGCCTATAATATTGGTCTTATGGTGGAGGCATTTATTGATGGGATACAGGAGCAAGGTGTTTTTGCAATAGTCAAACACTTTCCTGGACTTGGAGGCACTAAAGCGGATACACATAAAGAATTGGCCTTGCTACCTTATAGTAAAAATTTTTTAATGATAAATAATTTTGTGTCGTTTATTTTTGGCAAAGACGCAAAATTTATTATGCTTGGGCATGTGATTGCTCCTAAAATTTCAAGAGATATAAGTAGTATGTCAAGAGATATTGTGGATATTATAAGGAATAACTTAAATATTAATGGTATTATAATAACAGATGCATATGATATGGGAGCAATTGTGAATAATTTTAGTTTAGAGGATGCAATTAGAAAATCTTTAAATTCAGGTATTGATGTTGTTCTTATTCCAGAAGGCTTTGAGGGTAAATTTTAA